In the genome of Helicobacter colisuis, one region contains:
- a CDS encoding DUF2018 family protein: MDHIFEGLPQDKWVEIVLNASHSSSSVELRRILEKLAAMEILLEKRLGETWEEELEYLLSSEEVSEEIHTHTQNLAIESMGNILTQNE, translated from the coding sequence ATGGATCATATTTTTGAAGGATTGCCACAAGATAAATGGGTAGAGATTGTTTTAAATGCTTCTCACTCTTCAAGCAGTGTTGAGCTTAGAAGGATTCTGGAGAAATTAGCCGCAATGGAAATTTTACTAGAGAAGCGCTTGGGTGAGACTTGGGAAGAGGAATTGGAATATCTTTTAAGCAGTGAAGAAGTCTCTGAAGAGATTCACACGCATACGCAGAATCTTGCCATTGAATCTATGGGGAATATTCTGACACAAAATGAATAA
- a CDS encoding DUF3298 and DUF4163 domain-containing protein: protein MQIRVALLKVFVGVILAFTSGFGMQGEDISYKIYDFEEGKLYLAQNAQEILFAGVKNEKFQGCEISPNKVLKNGELKCGEKVFVIKNGEIQNKIALQDSFNLKSQEVVYRYSKDSLSQVSALVLCSSDLEVQNLLELMYEKDFNCANVKETFLPSLEVSMQEYLKNIEGMEALAYLKKFPLEEVVKDRLYYFDDEILVLERTSYLYTGGAHGNHGKWGVIISRKEGIVPLNEMIDLNNLELKKLLWTEYQKYLTEIDNVAQDYVDFENFKVSDAILIDYDGVVFIYQPYEVMPYAYGIVELKLPLESIEKFGNFSHSALGYLFAK from the coding sequence ATGCAAATTAGGGTGGCTTTATTGAAGGTGTTTGTTGGCGTAATATTAGCATTTACTAGTGGTTTTGGAATGCAGGGTGAGGATATTTCTTATAAGATTTATGACTTTGAGGAAGGAAAATTGTATCTTGCGCAAAATGCACAGGAGATTTTGTTTGCTGGGGTAAAGAATGAAAAGTTTCAAGGCTGTGAAATATCGCCTAATAAGGTTTTGAAAAATGGTGAGCTAAAGTGTGGAGAAAAGGTTTTTGTGATTAAAAATGGTGAGATTCAAAATAAGATAGCACTTCAAGATTCTTTTAATCTTAAAAGCCAAGAGGTTGTTTATCGCTATTCTAAGGATAGTTTAAGTCAAGTGAGTGCCTTGGTGCTATGCTCTAGTGATTTAGAAGTTCAAAATCTTTTAGAATTAATGTATGAAAAAGACTTTAATTGTGCAAATGTTAAGGAGACTTTTTTGCCTTCTTTGGAAGTATCAATGCAAGAATATTTAAAAAATATTGAGGGAATGGAAGCATTGGCTTATCTTAAAAAATTTCCTTTAGAAGAAGTGGTTAAAGATAGACTTTATTATTTTGATGATGAGATTTTGGTGCTTGAGAGAACGAGCTATCTCTATACAGGTGGTGCTCATGGGAATCACGGAAAATGGGGCGTAATAATTTCAAGAAAGGAGGGAATTGTCCCACTTAATGAAATGATTGATTTAAATAATTTGGAATTAAAAAAGCTACTTTGGACAGAATACCAAAAATATCTTACAGAAATTGACAATGTAGCGCAAGATTATGTTGATTTTGAAAATTTTAAAGTTTCTGACGCGATTTTGATTGATTATGATGGTGTAGTTTTTATTTACCAGCCCTATGAAGTTATGCCTTATGCTTATGGGATTGTGGAGCTTAAGCTACCCTTAGAATCAATTGAGAAATTTGGCAATTTTAGTCATTCTGCCTTAGGATATTTATTTGCAAAATAA
- a CDS encoding NAD(P)H-dependent oxidoreductase: MKHILLLNGGKSFGHSAGRLNETLHNIAKETLCSLGFDIRETHIDKGYQIEEELQKILDSDVVIYQMPGWWMGEPWIVKKYIDEVFTMGHGKLYTSDGRSRNDESKKYGSGGLSQDKKYMFSLTWNAPLEAFIEKDQFFEGVGVDDVYLHLHKAHQFLGMQPLPTFICNDVIKNPQVEKYIQDYKLHLNNVFKDMQ; encoded by the coding sequence ATGAAACATATACTTTTATTAAATGGTGGCAAGAGTTTTGGGCATTCTGCTGGTAGATTAAATGAGACTTTGCATAATATAGCTAAAGAAACTTTATGCAGTTTGGGATTTGACATACGCGAAACACATATAGATAAAGGCTATCAAATAGAAGAAGAATTACAAAAGATTCTAGATTCTGATGTCGTTATTTATCAAATGCCTGGTTGGTGGATGGGTGAGCCTTGGATAGTAAAGAAATATATTGATGAGGTTTTTACTATGGGGCATGGTAAGCTCTATACAAGTGATGGAAGATCAAGAAATGATGAAAGCAAAAAATATGGCAGTGGTGGTCTATCACAAGACAAAAAATATATGTTTTCTCTTACTTGGAATGCACCATTAGAGGCATTTATAGAAAAAGATCAATTTTTTGAGGGTGTTGGCGTAGATGACGTGTATTTGCACCTGCATAAAGCTCATCAATTTTTAGGAATGCAGCCATTACCTACCTTTATATGCAATGATGTTATCAAAAATCCACAAGTAGAAAAATACATACAAGATTACAAACTTCATCTAAACAATGTGTTTAAAGATATGCAATAA
- the hemA gene encoding glutamyl-tRNA reductase, which translates to MDYYILSYSHKNTDIALREKLALDTKNKNTKKLLLELVENKFIEEAVILSTCNRIEFILSVHNPQKAEEFLFAKLCDYSGISEDSLKKHADSYDNIAAIHHLFSVASSLDSLVVGETQISGQLKNAFKFSYDLGCCSLSLSRAIHFAFRCAASVRNSTNISQNSVSVASTAVVKAREVFGNLKGQKVLVVGAGEMSSLCVKHLVNHEAQIILLNRDIENAERLRKEVLQNSPKANIEVLSFRDLGVLINQLPLVFTATGAPHTIITQDMVEKKEISRYWFDLAVPRDIDQIHDEKIHIFAVDDLQDIVKKNLALREEQAKVAYGIVGRCTQEFFAWLQTLNVEPLIKAIRQQAKDSSLKELQKGIAKGYLPKEYEKNIEKTLHNAFNTFLHQLTINLKSVANTSKGDGIIESLRFLFEENTETIMVEKYKCEYSDNKPLKED; encoded by the coding sequence ATGGATTATTATATTTTAAGCTATTCGCACAAAAATACTGATATTGCGTTGCGTGAAAAATTAGCATTAGATACAAAAAATAAAAACACTAAAAAATTATTATTAGAATTGGTGGAAAATAAGTTTATAGAAGAAGCCGTTATTCTCTCAACCTGTAATCGTATTGAGTTTATTTTGAGTGTGCATAATCCACAAAAAGCAGAAGAATTTTTGTTTGCAAAATTATGTGATTATTCAGGAATTAGTGAAGATTCTTTAAAGAAACACGCCGATTCGTATGATAATATCGCCGCAATCCACCATCTCTTTAGTGTGGCGAGTTCTCTTGATAGTCTTGTGGTGGGAGAAACGCAGATTTCAGGACAGCTTAAAAATGCGTTTAAATTTTCTTATGATTTGGGTTGCTGTTCGCTTAGTCTCTCTCGCGCTATCCATTTTGCTTTTCGTTGCGCAGCAAGTGTGCGTAATTCTACAAATATCTCACAAAATTCAGTTTCAGTTGCTTCCACGGCGGTGGTAAAGGCAAGAGAAGTTTTTGGGAATTTAAAGGGACAAAAAGTCCTTGTTGTAGGTGCTGGAGAGATGAGTTCGTTGTGTGTGAAGCATCTAGTTAATCACGAAGCGCAAATTATTTTGCTAAACCGCGATATTGAGAATGCAGAGCGTTTGCGTAAGGAAGTTTTACAAAATAGTCCCAAAGCAAACATTGAAGTATTAAGCTTTCGGGATTTGGGAGTTTTGATTAATCAGCTTCCGCTTGTTTTTACCGCCACGGGTGCGCCCCATACTATTATTACACAAGATATGGTAGAAAAAAAAGAAATTTCGCGTTATTGGTTTGACTTAGCAGTTCCACGAGATATTGATCAGATACATGATGAGAAGATTCATATTTTTGCAGTGGATGATTTGCAAGACATTGTCAAAAAGAATCTTGCCCTAAGAGAAGAGCAAGCTAAGGTGGCTTATGGAATCGTTGGGCGTTGCACTCAAGAATTTTTTGCTTGGTTGCAAACTTTGAATGTGGAGCCATTAATTAAAGCAATTCGCCAACAAGCCAAAGATTCCAGTCTTAAAGAATTGCAAAAGGGGATTGCTAAGGGTTATTTGCCCAAAGAATATGAAAAAAATATTGAAAAAACTTTACACAATGCCTTTAATACTTTCTTGCATCAATTAACGATTAATCTAAAATCTGTAGCGAATACTTCAAAAGGCGATGGTATTATTGAATCATTACGCTTTTTGTTTGAAGAAAACACAGAGACAATAATGGTTGAAAAATACAAATGTGAATATTCTGATAATAAACCGCTAAAGGAAGACTAA
- a CDS encoding FxsA family protein, producing MRLILLVMYLIIEVFVSYEVIDIIGVLGFVLEILVSAFLGFGILLNFRLFFGEALGKLRSREMTYEAFVGSNIFRILGAILLILPGAFTDILGLLMQFSVFGLMLVKPFVKVDSAKQHSDIIDVEVIEKEIKD from the coding sequence ATGCGACTTATTTTGCTTGTAATGTATTTGATTATTGAAGTGTTTGTGAGTTATGAAGTTATTGATATAATCGGCGTTTTAGGATTTGTGCTAGAGATTCTTGTGAGTGCTTTTTTGGGATTTGGGATTTTATTGAATTTCCGATTGTTTTTTGGGGAGGCTTTAGGAAAGTTGCGCTCAAGAGAGATGACTTATGAGGCTTTTGTGGGATCTAATATTTTTAGAATCTTGGGGGCAATTTTATTGATTTTACCTGGTGCTTTTACTGATATTTTGGGTTTGTTAATGCAATTTAGTGTTTTTGGCTTAATGCTTGTTAAGCCGTTTGTCAAAGTGGATTCTGCAAAACAACATTCTGATATTATTGATGTGGAAGTTATAGAAAAAGAAATAAAGGATTAA
- the hemC gene encoding hydroxymethylbilane synthase — MQKIIIGTRGSVLALWQANFVKDSLEKQYPNLQVELKIVKTKGDKILDVPLAKIGGKGLFTKELEELMLQGEIDVAVHSLKDVPVEFVEGLGLATITKREDVRDSFLSFKYKNLQELPQGAKVGTTSLRRVMQINTLRKDLDCMSLRGNVQTRLKRLKEGDFDAIILAQAGVNRLGIEGEVDCIVPLDFMIPAMGQAALGIECRVDSEVAKLLEFLNDTKASFETSAEREFVKTLEGGCQVPIGINATFEKDNLTIRAILGIPDGSRILKDTKVCAVSSLEDCKKAGRDFALEFIKKGAKEILQEAQKWEFIKA, encoded by the coding sequence ATGCAAAAAATTATCATAGGCACAAGGGGAAGTGTTTTAGCGCTTTGGCAGGCAAATTTTGTAAAGGATTCTTTAGAGAAGCAATATCCTAATTTGCAAGTAGAATTAAAAATCGTTAAAACTAAGGGGGATAAGATTCTTGATGTGCCTTTAGCTAAGATTGGTGGGAAAGGGCTTTTTACTAAAGAATTAGAAGAGTTAATGCTACAAGGTGAAATTGATGTAGCGGTGCATAGCCTAAAAGATGTTCCCGTGGAATTTGTTGAAGGGCTTGGGTTAGCTACGATTACCAAACGCGAGGATGTGCGAGATAGTTTTTTAAGTTTTAAATACAAGAATTTACAAGAATTGCCACAGGGTGCAAAAGTGGGGACAACTTCACTAAGGCGTGTGATGCAGATTAATACTTTACGAAAAGATTTGGATTGTATGAGTTTAAGAGGGAATGTGCAAACGCGACTTAAAAGGCTAAAAGAAGGGGATTTTGATGCGATTATTTTAGCCCAAGCTGGAGTAAATCGCTTAGGGATTGAAGGGGAAGTGGATTGTATTGTGCCACTTGATTTTATGATTCCTGCTATGGGACAAGCAGCACTTGGGATTGAATGTAGAGTAGATAGCGAAGTTGCAAAATTACTTGAATTTTTAAATGATACAAAAGCCTCTTTTGAGACAAGCGCTGAGAGAGAGTTTGTAAAAACTTTGGAAGGCGGTTGTCAAGTGCCTATAGGCATTAACGCAACATTTGAAAAAGATAATTTAACTATTAGGGCAATTTTAGGGATTCCTGATGGCTCTAGGATTCTTAAAGATACTAAAGTATGTGCTGTTTCTAGCTTGGAGGATTGTAAAAAAGCAGGGAGAGATTTTGCATTGGAATTTATTAAAAAGGGAGCAAAAGAGATTCTGCAAGAAGCACAAAAGTGGGAATTTATTAAAGCTTAG
- a CDS encoding polyprenyl synthetase family protein: MEVLAQINQKIQDFLEELESPIVLGLSQKIQSGKMLRSKLVLNIANKSDECILLCAIIEMIQNASLLHDDVIDNATIRRSQPSINAIAGDKNAIMLGDILYSKAFCELSAFQENFPMIPRIISSAVTMLAIGEMEDVELAKQFNANEAKYLTMIEHKTASLIEATAYAAAFLSGKNQEEAKDFRVYGRNLGIAFQIIDDVLDITADEKTLGKPILSDFKEGKVTLPYIYLYHSLNEVDKKRLESAFKKELPKKEQEWILQNLKESGAIRQSIDLSRHLGRVGIEAISNYSCDKLVKIMEEMINRDF; this comes from the coding sequence ATGGAAGTTTTGGCGCAAATTAATCAAAAAATCCAAGATTTTTTAGAAGAGCTAGAATCCCCAATTGTTCTGGGATTATCTCAAAAGATTCAAAGTGGTAAAATGTTGCGTAGTAAGCTTGTTTTGAATATTGCTAATAAGAGTGATGAATGTATTTTGTTGTGTGCAATCATTGAAATGATACAAAATGCGTCTTTATTGCATGATGATGTGATTGATAATGCTACAATAAGAAGGTCGCAGCCTTCTATTAACGCAATTGCAGGGGATAAAAATGCAATTATGCTAGGAGATATTTTATATTCCAAAGCCTTTTGTGAGTTAAGTGCTTTTCAAGAAAATTTTCCAATGATTCCACGAATCATTTCTAGTGCAGTAACTATGCTTGCAATAGGGGAAATGGAGGATGTGGAGTTGGCAAAACAATTTAATGCTAATGAAGCTAAATATTTAACAATGATTGAGCATAAAACCGCTTCTTTAATAGAAGCAACAGCCTATGCAGCAGCGTTTTTATCAGGCAAAAATCAAGAGGAAGCAAAAGACTTTAGGGTATATGGTAGAAATTTGGGAATTGCCTTTCAGATTATTGATGATGTTTTGGATATTACTGCTGATGAAAAAACGCTTGGAAAGCCAATATTAAGCGATTTTAAGGAAGGAAAAGTTACCTTGCCTTATATTTATTTGTATCATAGTTTGAATGAAGTGGATAAAAAACGCTTGGAGAGTGCCTTTAAAAAAGAGTTGCCTAAAAAAGAGCAAGAGTGGATCTTGCAGAATCTAAAAGAAAGTGGCGCTATACGACAAAGCATTGATTTGTCAAGACATTTGGGAAGAGTTGGGATTGAAGCTATTTCCAATTATTCTTGTGATAAACTTGTAAAAATAATGGAAGAAATGATTAATAGAGATTTTTAA
- the rrpA gene encoding MarR family transcription factor RrpA, with amino-acid sequence MQNTKNSNCNYQECGFNYTLNVISGKYKLSVLYCLYKDNIVRYNELNRILAPISFKTLTNVLRELEGDELIIRKEYPQIPPKVEYSLSKKGQSFIPILQAMCNWGEEYKRYTKK; translated from the coding sequence ATGCAAAATACAAAAAATTCAAACTGCAACTACCAAGAATGTGGATTTAACTATACTTTGAATGTGATTTCAGGCAAATATAAATTGAGTGTGCTTTATTGCCTTTATAAAGACAATATCGTGCGTTATAATGAGCTTAATAGAATTCTAGCTCCAATATCGTTTAAAACTCTAACAAATGTCTTGCGTGAGTTAGAAGGCGATGAGCTAATCATACGCAAAGAATATCCACAGATTCCGCCGAAAGTAGAATACAGCTTATCAAAAAAAGGACAAAGTTTTATTCCTATTTTACAAGCAATGTGTAATTGGGGTGAGGAATATAAACGCTATACAAAGAAATAA
- the hisD gene encoding histidinol dehydrogenase: MIALLNTQDADFKIRFEELLKRGAMDILSVEGRVKELLEAIKQKGKNAVIEQVSRFDNWNPKDFLDLKISQDQMQEAYEKLDTKLKKALQKAYERIYAFHSKQLPKTWLDFEENGSILGQKVSAVDRAGLYIPGGKAAYPSSLLMNAIPAIVAGVREIVVCTPTPNNEINPLLLAAMHLCGIKEAYKIGGASAIGVMAYGCEGLQKVDVISGPGNIYVATAKKLVFGEVNIDMIAGPSEIGIIATANAKVDYLAWDLLSQAEHDEMASSILITPAQSLAKEVALKVDEFLEQLPRKEITAKSINQRGAIIVSKNLDEAIFLMNQIAPEHLELIVENPLEILPKVKHAGAIFIGENTPEPIGDYIAGPNHTLPTGGSAKFFSPLCVEHFMKKSSIIAFSQQAIQELGEDCGILAHTEGLDAHQNSVLVRLNQK, encoded by the coding sequence ATGATTGCCTTATTAAATACACAAGATGCCGATTTTAAGATTCGTTTTGAAGAATTATTAAAGCGCGGAGCAATGGATATTTTGAGCGTTGAAGGGCGTGTAAAAGAGTTATTAGAAGCTATCAAGCAAAAAGGTAAAAATGCGGTCATAGAGCAAGTTTCTAGGTTTGATAATTGGAATCCAAAAGATTTTTTGGATTTAAAAATTTCACAAGATCAAATGCAAGAAGCTTATGAAAAGCTAGATACAAAGCTTAAAAAAGCCTTACAAAAAGCTTATGAGAGAATCTATGCTTTCCATTCTAAGCAACTACCTAAAACCTGGCTTGATTTTGAAGAAAATGGAAGTATATTAGGGCAAAAGGTTAGCGCTGTGGATAGAGCAGGGCTTTATATCCCTGGAGGCAAGGCAGCTTATCCTAGTTCGCTTTTAATGAATGCGATTCCAGCTATTGTTGCAGGAGTAAGGGAAATTGTGGTTTGCACACCAACTCCCAATAATGAAATCAATCCACTTCTTTTGGCGGCGATGCATCTTTGTGGAATCAAAGAAGCTTATAAAATAGGTGGTGCAAGTGCTATTGGCGTAATGGCATATGGCTGTGAGGGTTTGCAAAAAGTAGATGTGATTAGTGGTCCAGGAAATATTTATGTGGCAACTGCTAAAAAGCTTGTGTTTGGTGAAGTGAATATTGATATGATTGCAGGACCAAGTGAGATTGGAATCATTGCAACTGCTAATGCAAAAGTGGATTATCTTGCTTGGGATTTGCTCTCACAAGCTGAACACGATGAGATGGCAAGTTCGATTCTAATCACCCCTGCTCAAAGTCTTGCTAAAGAGGTTGCTTTAAAGGTAGATGAGTTTTTAGAGCAATTACCGCGCAAGGAGATTACAGCAAAATCCATCAATCAACGCGGAGCGATTATTGTTAGTAAGAATCTTGATGAAGCGATTTTTTTAATGAATCAAATTGCACCTGAGCATTTGGAATTAATTGTAGAAAATCCCCTTGAGATTTTGCCAAAAGTCAAACACGCAGGGGCGATTTTTATCGGAGAGAATACGCCAGAACCAATTGGGGATTATATTGCAGGACCAAATCATACGCTCCCAACAGGCGGTAGTGCGAAGTTTTTCTCCCCTCTTTGTGTGGAGCATTTTATGAAAAAGAGTTCTATTATTGCATTTTCTCAACAAGCTATTCAAGAATTGGGTGAGGATTGCGGTATATTAGCGCATACAGAAGGTTTGGATGCACACCAAAATTCTGTTTTAGTGCGATTAAATCAAAAATAA
- a CDS encoding proline--tRNA ligase yields the protein MRFSKFFIPTFKEMPKDVVLKSHEYLLRGGFIQQIGSGIYNFLPLGKRVLDKISRIVKGKMDEAGANEVLLGCVTPASLWQASGRYERYGKELLRFKDRKENEFVFGPTHEETITELAKTYVKSYKQLPLHFYQIQTKFRDEIRPRFGLMRGREFIMKDGYSFHSSYEDLKREFDVMEKTYSAIFSELGLDFRAVEADSGAIGGSGSKEFMVLAESGEDTICVCDSCAYAANLEAASRLPKMPLSTHPEANFAKFHTPQIRTIESLAEFFKVDSYWTLKAVVKKALFDGRKSEFVFFFLRGCDSLNETKALNAISGANEMVDVSEEELRKLGLFPGFIGPYALRNLTQSPYIYFDLELRNAKNLICGANEEDYHFVGVDLGLFEGLEFKDLLEVKEGDYCKECHKGKLYFTKGIEVGHIFQLGEKYSQAMEATFLDEEGKAKPFVMGCYGIGISRLLAAIIEQNHDEKGMKWTTSTAPFLLDIVVSNIKDENQSKLAEKIYHTLNASGLECLLDDRKERYGAKMADFELIGIPYALIVGKGVEEGKIELVCRKNLEKINLEIADFESLIENIKQTLQM from the coding sequence ATGAGATTTTCAAAATTTTTTATCCCAACTTTTAAAGAAATGCCAAAAGATGTGGTGTTAAAAAGCCATGAATATTTATTAAGGGGTGGGTTTATTCAGCAAATTGGGAGTGGAATCTATAATTTTTTGCCTTTAGGTAAAAGGGTTTTGGATAAAATTTCTAGAATCGTAAAAGGCAAGATGGATGAAGCAGGAGCTAATGAAGTTTTGCTAGGTTGCGTAACTCCAGCGAGTTTATGGCAAGCAAGTGGTCGCTATGAGCGCTATGGAAAAGAGCTTTTGAGATTTAAAGATCGCAAAGAAAATGAATTTGTCTTTGGTCCTACGCATGAAGAAACAATCACAGAGTTAGCAAAGACTTATGTGAAAAGTTACAAGCAATTGCCTTTGCATTTTTATCAGATTCAAACTAAGTTTCGAGATGAGATTCGACCGAGATTTGGGCTAATGCGCGGAAGAGAATTTATTATGAAAGATGGCTATAGTTTTCATAGTAGTTATGAGGATTTAAAGCGTGAATTTGATGTGATGGAAAAAACTTATAGTGCGATTTTTTCAGAGCTTGGCTTGGATTTTAGGGCAGTAGAAGCAGATAGCGGCGCTATTGGAGGAAGTGGTAGTAAAGAATTTATGGTGTTAGCAGAGAGTGGGGAAGACACGATTTGTGTGTGTGATTCTTGTGCTTATGCAGCAAATCTAGAAGCAGCTAGTCGTCTCCCTAAAATGCCCTTATCAACTCACCCTGAAGCTAATTTTGCAAAATTTCATACTCCACAGATTAGGACTATTGAATCTTTAGCAGAGTTTTTTAAGGTCGATTCTTATTGGACTTTGAAAGCTGTGGTTAAAAAGGCTTTGTTTGATGGTAGAAAGAGTGAATTTGTATTTTTCTTTTTAAGGGGTTGTGATAGCCTTAATGAAACTAAGGCGCTTAATGCGATTAGTGGGGCTAATGAAATGGTTGATGTTAGTGAAGAAGAGTTAAGAAAACTTGGCTTATTCCCTGGATTTATTGGTCCTTATGCTTTGCGTAATCTCACTCAAAGTCCTTATATTTATTTTGATTTAGAATTGCGAAATGCGAAGAATTTGATTTGTGGGGCTAATGAGGAAGATTATCACTTTGTTGGTGTGGATTTGGGGCTTTTTGAAGGTTTGGAGTTTAAGGATTTGTTGGAAGTTAAAGAGGGAGATTATTGTAAAGAATGCCACAAAGGAAAGCTTTATTTTACCAAAGGTATTGAAGTGGGGCATATTTTTCAATTAGGAGAAAAATATTCTCAAGCAATGGAAGCGACTTTTTTAGATGAAGAGGGCAAAGCAAAGCCTTTTGTTATGGGTTGTTATGGGATTGGAATCTCAAGGCTATTAGCAGCTATTATTGAGCAAAATCATGATGAAAAAGGTATGAAATGGACGACTTCTACTGCGCCTTTTTTGCTTGATATTGTGGTTTCAAATATTAAAGATGAAAATCAAAGCAAGTTAGCAGAAAAAATCTATCACACTTTGAATGCGAGTGGCCTGGAGTGCTTGCTAGATGATAGAAAAGAGCGTTATGGAGCAAAAATGGCTGATTTTGAGCTTATTGGAATCCCTTATGCACTTATTGTAGGCAAGGGTGTAGAAGAGGGCAAGATTGAGCTTGTGTGTAGGAAGAATCTAGAAAAAATTAATTTAGAAATTGCTGATTTTGAATCATTGATAGAGAATATTAAGCAGACTTTACAAATGTGA
- a CDS encoding TlpA family protein disulfide reductase, producing MKKVILVVMILGIGLFFSACEKPKETLETTQKQEILDNLGILMNNGEKLIVNQKNTQDKTQNFKNIEPKKVNVLRDLLVTTNKKNIKMLFFFTTWCEPCIAILAHLENLQKQFGEEISIYGIAIDDLVGEVENLQQSIEVFIQENQYSLPLAYGENRDKLFEALEGIEGIPLIVLYDEKGEYIIHYLGAIPEEMMEFDLSQSVAKMRAK from the coding sequence TTGAAAAAAGTAATCTTAGTAGTGATGATTTTAGGTATTGGATTGTTTTTTAGTGCTTGTGAAAAACCAAAAGAGACTTTGGAAACCACTCAAAAGCAAGAAATTTTAGATAATTTAGGCATTTTAATGAATAATGGCGAAAAGCTTATTGTTAATCAAAAAAATACGCAAGATAAGACGCAAAATTTTAAAAATATTGAACCTAAAAAAGTAAATGTTTTGCGGGATTTGCTTGTTACTACTAATAAAAAGAATATAAAAATGTTATTTTTCTTTACGACTTGGTGTGAGCCTTGCATTGCTATTTTGGCGCATTTAGAGAATTTGCAAAAGCAATTTGGCGAAGAAATTAGCATTTATGGAATCGCAATTGATGATTTAGTGGGAGAAGTGGAGAATTTGCAACAAAGCATTGAAGTTTTTATCCAAGAAAATCAATACTCATTGCCTTTGGCTTATGGAGAAAATAGAGATAAGCTTTTTGAAGCATTAGAAGGAATTGAAGGAATCCCTTTGATTGTTTTGTATGATGAAAAAGGGGAGTATATTATTCATTATTTAGGGGCGATTCCAGAAGAAATGATGGAATTTGATTTATCACAAAGTGTAGCAAAGATGAGGGCAAAATAA
- a CDS encoding fluoride efflux transporter FluC, translated as MNLYTIALVGLGGFLGAVLRFLVYEMSFKISSFLANATNMQFVSLLATLFVNIIGSFALGFLFAYVQNEELRLFSKDILMSFFGVGLLGAFTTFSTFSYTNLLLLQNGLYGQLLLNILCNVGLCLLAVYGGLLVYEISR; from the coding sequence ATGAATTTATACACGATTGCATTGGTGGGGTTAGGCGGATTTTTGGGAGCCGTGTTACGCTTTTTGGTTTATGAAATGTCTTTTAAAATTTCTAGCTTTTTAGCTAATGCAACTAATATGCAATTTGTTTCTTTGTTAGCTACATTGTTTGTTAATATTATAGGTTCTTTTGCTTTGGGATTTTTGTTTGCTTATGTCCAAAATGAAGAATTAAGATTGTTTTCCAAAGATATTTTGATGAGTTTTTTTGGCGTGGGGCTTTTGGGAGCATTTACAACTTTTTCTACTTTTTCTTATACAAATTTACTTCTTTTGCAAAATGGATTATATGGGCAATTGTTGCTTAATATTCTTTGCAATGTTGGGCTTTGTCTTTTGGCAGTGTATGGTGGATTATTAGTTTATGAAATTAGTAGATAA